One region of Drosophila teissieri strain GT53w chromosome 2L, Prin_Dtei_1.1, whole genome shotgun sequence genomic DNA includes:
- the LOC122611741 gene encoding beta-galactosidase → MTGCRSNRKLTMAISGCLIIAVMALTVGLCVGLGSGTEALEDQPRFTIDHEANTFMLDGQPFRYVSGSFHYFRAVPESWRSRLRTMRASGLNALDTYVEWSLHNPHDGEYNWEGIADVVKFLEIAQEEDFYIILRPGPYICAERDNGGLPHWLFAKYPSIKMRTNDPNYISEVGKWYAELMPRLQHLFVGNGGKIIMVQVENEYGDYACDHDYLNWLRDETEKYVSGKALLFTVDIPNEKMSCGKIENVFATTDFGIDRINEIDETWAMLRALQPTGPLVNSEFYPGWLTHWQEQNQRRDGQEVANALRTILSYNASVNLYMFFGGTNFGFTAGANYNLDGGIGYAADITSYDYDAVMDEAGGVTTKYDMVKAVIGEFLPLPEITLNPAKRLAYGRVELTPKLALLSTEGRAALSNGDPVESIKPKTFEELDLYSGLVLYETELPSMDLDPALLKIDQINDRAHVFVDQELVGTLSREAQIYSLPLSKGWGSTLQLLVENQGRINFYISNDTKGIFGEVSLQLHNGGYLPLENWRSTAFPLEQSAIELWRREHSDQKALDSLLARQRILRNGPILYTGSLTVTEVGDTYLNMAGWGKGVAYVNGFNLGRYWPVAGPQVTLYVPNEILQEGENSLVILEYQRANKTATGEDLPEVQFDAVAQLDGESGDAPLK, encoded by the exons ATGACCGGTTGTCGCTCCAATCGAAAGCTGACGATGGCCATAAGTGGATGTCTGATAATTGCAGTCATGGCCCTCACCGTTGGGCTTTGCGTGGGACTGGGCAGTGGCACCGAAGCCCTCGAG GACCAGCCAAGGTTTACGATCGACCATGAGGCCAACACCTTCATGCTGGATGGCCAACCCTTTCGATACGTCTCTGGATCGTTCCACTACTTCCGCGCTGTGCCCGAGTCCTGGCGAAGTCGGTTGCGCACCATGCGAGCCTCTGGACTTAATGCTCTGGATAC CTATGTGGAATGGTCGCTCCACAATCCCCACGATGGAGAATACAACTGGGAGGGCATTGCGGATGTGGTGAAGTTCCTGGAGATTGCTCAGGAAGAAGACTTCTATATCATTCTGCGTCCGGGTCCCTACATTTGTGCGGAGCGAGATAAT GGTGGTCTTCCTCACTGGTTATTTGCCAAATACCCGTCCATCAAGATGCGGACCAACGACCCCAACTACATCTCAGAGGTGGGCAAGTGGTATGCGGAGTTGATGCCACGCCTCCAGCACCTGTTCGTGGGAAACGGCGGCAAGATCATAATGGTGCAGGTGGAGAACGAGTACGGGGACTATGCCTGCGATCACGACTACCTCAACTGGCTGCGAGACGAGACGGAGAAGTACGTGTCCGGCAAGGCGCTGCTCTTCACGGTGGACATACCCAACGAGAAGATGAGCTGCGGGAAAATCGAGAACGTGTTCGCCACCACTGACTTCGGCATTGATCGCA TCAATGAGATTGACGAGACCTGGGCAATGCTGCGTGCCCTGCAGCCCACTGGTCCACTGGTTAACTCCGAGTTCTATCCCGGCTGGCTAACCCATTGGCAGGAGCAGAACCAAAGGCGTGATGGCCAGGAGGTGGCCAATGCGTTAAG GACAATACTGAGCTACAACGCCAGCGTTAACCTCTATATGTTCTTCGGCGGCACAAACTTTGGGTTCACTGCTGGTGCCAACTACAACTTGGACGGCGGCATCGGATATGCGGCAGACATTACCAGTTACGACTATGATGCGGTGATGGACGAGGCCGGTGGAGTCACCACGAAGTACGACATGGTAAAGGCTGTGATTGGAGAGTTCCTTCCGCTGCCGGAAATCACCTTGAATCCCGCTAAGCGCCTGGCCTACGGAAGGGTGGAACTCACACCCAAGTTGGCACTGCTCTCGACGGAAGGACGTGCGGCGCTCTCCAATGGCGATCCCGTCGAATCGATCAAGCCCAAAACCTTTGAGGAACTAGATTTGTACTCGGGTCTCGTCCTGTACGAGACCGAGCTGCCAAGCATGGATCTAGACCCAGCCCTACTGAAAATAGATCAAATTAACGACCGCGCACACGTATTCGTAGACCAGGAACTGGTGGGCACACTCTCCCGCGAGGCCCAGATCTACTCGCTGCCGCTTAGCAAGGGATGGGGCAGCACCCTGCAACTGCTGGTGGAGAACCAAGGACGCATCAACTTCTACATCTCCAACGACACGAAGGGCATCTTTGGCGAGGTGAGCCTCCAGCTGCACAATGGTGGTTACCTCCCACTGGAGAACTGGCGCAGTACCGCTTTCCCGCTGGAGCAATCCGCCATCGAGCTCTGGCGCCGCGAACACAGCGACCAGAAGGCCTTGGACTCGCTGCTGGCAAGGCAACGCATTCTTCGAAACGGACCCATCCTCTACACTGGCAGCCTGACAGTGACGGAGGTGGGAGACACCTATTTGAACATGGCCGGTTGGGGCAAGGGCGTGGCCTACGTAAACGGCTTCAATCTGGGACGCTACTGGCCTGTGGCAGGTCCACAGGTCACTTTGTACGTGCCCAACGAAATCCTTCAAGAGGGCGAAAACTCACTGGTCATCCTTGAGTACCAACGCGCGAATAAGACAGCAACAGGCGAGGATCTGCCTGAGGTGCAGTTTGATGCAGTTGCTCAGCTGGACGGAGAGTCAGGTGATGCTCCACTTAAATGA
- the LOC122611732 gene encoding breast cancer anti-estrogen resistance protein 3 homolog isoform X2, with translation MEGYGSSNATTPLATAQPSPSEQQEAIALKKALEWELSLDARELRSHAWYHGALPRQRAEEIVQREGDFLVRDCASQPDNYVLSCRSKAAVLHFVLNKLVLQPETVYERVQYQFEEDAFDTVPDLITFYVGSGKPISSASGALIQYPCNRTYPLSFYGHKIVGNQLHTQMLAGLRGLSPLNSPMGSNGAVGAGVAGTFRFEPQQQQLSPMAGSPASPHCSPPRARREVPPPPRLPCKKQQRSQSLTPAQAMLVSNINKLQEQQLHMQELENGNANGVTRFQTIARCNPTSEQHLESKFTTHSLPRPNTSAAQALRQHAVARISSLARNCSLDSPSDSRPPSPPPKPRKEPMAAVLAYQASGSDSGNGSGDSALGDACEASVQRGVIIKNPRFMTTSVSNGTLKSFTEFDVLAAEEELFTMAIEEVKTASKFDFENFVTLLLPSVENKPLDGDALNTFKMMLLETGPKLLAEHITRIDIALFLEEPSNEEDYYLSSSGLELLTLPHGKVFREDIIERTQCIKLMVAVTILTCQTDLDRAQLLSKWIQIAVETKTALGNLFGFCAIMLGLCMQQIQKLDQAWHILRQQYTDSAFTFEAKLRPTLSIMNEASNPQAPNTTVPHVLLYALLIDRPVMDIINHSNIDDRPALYHTCIAPWESKADDFGMTINFQHLDASRGFLKNLELYRKNAKIILEDASPRLDELLADAFRTEFHVKFLWGSSGATAKAEDRHNKLEKVLTLMADKFCMMAEQ, from the exons ATGGAGGGCTACGGGAGCAGCAACGCCACCACTCCGCTGGCCACCGCCCAGCCCAGTCCCAGCGAGCAACAGGAGGCCATCGCCCTGAAGAAGGCGCTCGAGTGGGAGCTGAGCCTGGACGCCCGCGAGCTGCGCTCCCACGCCTGGTACCATGGAGCACTGCCCCGCCAGCGGGCCGAGGAGATCGTGCAGCGCGAGGGCGACTTCCTGGTCCGCGACTGCGCCTCCCAGCCGGACAACTATGTGCTCAGCTGCCGGAGCAAGGCGGCCGTACTGCACTTCGTACTTAACAAG TTGGTGCTTCAACCGGAGACGGTTTACGAACGGGTGCAGTACCAGTTCGAAGAGGATGCCTTCGATACGGTGCCCGACCTAATAACCTTCTACGTGGGATCCGGCAAGCCCATCTCCTCGGCCTCGGGAGCGCTCATTCAGTATCCCTGCAACCGCACCTATCCGCTCTCCTTCTACGGCCACAAGATCGTGGGCAACCAGCTTCACACGCAGATGCTGGCCGGACTCCGAGGTCTGAGTCCTCTAAACTCGCCGATGGGCAGCAATGGGGCAGTGGGTGCAGGTGTGGCCGGTACCTTCCGCTTCgaaccgcagcagcaacagctctCCCCAATGGCTGGCTCACCGGCCAGTCCGCACTGCTCGCCACCGAGGGCACGTAGAGAGGTTCCTCCGCCGCCGCGGCTGCCCTGCAAGAAGCAACAGCGCTCCCAGAGCCTCACACCGGCCCAGGCCATGTTGGTGAGCAACATCAACAAGcttcaggagcagcagctgcacatGCAGGAGCTCGAAAACGGCAACGCAAACGGAGTAACGCGCTTCCAGACGATTGCCCGGTGCAATCCGACCAGTGAGCAGCACCTGGAGAGCAAGTTCACCACCCACTCGCTGCCCAGGCCCAACACTTCTGCGGCGCAGGCTCTGCGCCAGCATGCGGTGGCCAGAATCTCGAGCCTGGCGAGGAACTGCAGCCTGGACTCGCCGTCGGACTCGCGGCCACCCAGTCCGCCGCCCAAGCCGCGCAAGGAGCCGATGGCAGCGGTGCTGGCATACCAGGCCAGTGGATCTGACTCGGGGAACGGGTCCGGTGATTCGGCTCTGGGGGATGCATGTGAGGCGAGCGTGCAGCGGGGTGTGATAATCAAGAATCCCCGATTCATGACCACCTCTGTGTCCAATGGGACGCTGAAGAGCTTCACAGAGTTCGACGTCCTGGCCGCTGAGGAAGAACTTTTCACCATGGCCATAGAAGAAGTTAAAACA GCAAGCAAGTTTGACTTTGAAAACTTTGTCACTTTGCTGCTGCCATCCGTGGAGAACAAGCCACTGGACGGCGATGCCCTCAACACCTTCAAGATGATGCTTCTAGAGACGGGCCCCAAGCTGCTGGCGGAGCACATAACCCGCATCGACATTGCCCTGTTCTTGGAGGAGCCGTCAAACGAGGAGGACTACTATCTAAGCAGTTCGGGTCTGGAGCTGCTAACACTGCCCCATGGAAAGGTCTTTAGGGAGGACATAATAGAGCGGACGCAGTGCATCAAGTTGATGGTCGCCGTGACCATACTCACCTGTCAAACGGATCTGGACCGGGCTCAGCTGCTCAGTAAATGGATTCAGATCGCCGTGGAAACCAAGACGGCCCTGGGAAATCTGTTTGGATTCTGCGCCATCATGTTGGGCCTATGCATGCAACAG ATCCAAAAGCTCGACCAGGCCTGGCACATCCTGAGGCAACAGTACACGGACAGCGCCTTCACCTTCGAGGCCAAGCTACGACCCACGTTGAGCATCATGAACGAGGCCTCCAATCCTCAGGCTCCCAACACAACCGTTCCTCACGTTCTGCTGTATGCGCTGCTGATCGATCGGCCCGTCATGGACATCATAAACCACTCGAACATCGACGATCGTCCGGCTCTATACCACACCTGTATTGCTCCTTGGGAATCGAAGGCGGACGACTTTGGCATGACCATTAACTTCCAGCATCTGGATGCTTCGCGCGGCTTCCTCAAGAACTTGGAATTGTATCGGAAGAATGCCAAGATCATCCTGGAGGACGCCAGCCCTCGGCTTGATGAGCTTCTAGCAGATGCCTTTCG AACCGAGTTCCATGTGAAGTTCCTATGGGGCAGTTCCGGAGCAACTGCAAAAGCCGAGGATCGCCACAACAAGCTGGAAAAGGTGCTGACCCTGATGGCCGACAAGTTCTGCATGATGGCCGAGCAGTAG
- the LOC122611732 gene encoding breast cancer anti-estrogen resistance protein 3 homolog isoform X1 gives MGNTQVRPLENRHVPNRRSSILWNFRYSNTVRRREDLAVMVHNSRMSISDWLDLLELQQYEGNLQEFSIVDDVVDITDKELKQCGVRGAHRQRMVNSLLGVRAKRRQSMNLEAMSSAPREVPRRKNSCPLVYLGENPQDMAGSGDSGPGVITTKSGKVLKQLTFDETSTIYEELRPRSKCNSPHWATEDSRMEGYGSSNATTPLATAQPSPSEQQEAIALKKALEWELSLDARELRSHAWYHGALPRQRAEEIVQREGDFLVRDCASQPDNYVLSCRSKAAVLHFVLNKLVLQPETVYERVQYQFEEDAFDTVPDLITFYVGSGKPISSASGALIQYPCNRTYPLSFYGHKIVGNQLHTQMLAGLRGLSPLNSPMGSNGAVGAGVAGTFRFEPQQQQLSPMAGSPASPHCSPPRARREVPPPPRLPCKKQQRSQSLTPAQAMLVSNINKLQEQQLHMQELENGNANGVTRFQTIARCNPTSEQHLESKFTTHSLPRPNTSAAQALRQHAVARISSLARNCSLDSPSDSRPPSPPPKPRKEPMAAVLAYQASGSDSGNGSGDSALGDACEASVQRGVIIKNPRFMTTSVSNGTLKSFTEFDVLAAEEELFTMAIEEVKTASKFDFENFVTLLLPSVENKPLDGDALNTFKMMLLETGPKLLAEHITRIDIALFLEEPSNEEDYYLSSSGLELLTLPHGKVFREDIIERTQCIKLMVAVTILTCQTDLDRAQLLSKWIQIAVETKTALGNLFGFCAIMLGLCMQQIQKLDQAWHILRQQYTDSAFTFEAKLRPTLSIMNEASNPQAPNTTVPHVLLYALLIDRPVMDIINHSNIDDRPALYHTCIAPWESKADDFGMTINFQHLDASRGFLKNLELYRKNAKIILEDASPRLDELLADAFRTEFHVKFLWGSSGATAKAEDRHNKLEKVLTLMADKFCMMAEQ, from the exons ATGGGCAACACTCAAGTCCGACCGCTTGAGAACCGCCATGTGCCCAATCGGAGGAGCA GCATTTTGTGGAACTTTCGGTACTCGAACACAGTGCGTCGCCGCGAAGACTTGGCCGTGATGGTGCACAACTCCAGGATGAGCATCAGCGATTGGCTGGAcctgctggagctgcagcagtacgaaG GAAACCTACAGGAGTTCAGCATCGTGGACGACGTGGTGGACATCACGGACAAGGAGCTAAAGCAATGTGGCGTTCGAGGTGCCCATCGCCAGCGGATGGTCAACAGTTTGCTGGGTGTTCGTGCCAAGCGAAGGCAATCCATGAATCTGGAGG CAATGAGCAGTGCCCCGCGAGAAGTGCCGCGGCGCAAGAACTCCTGTCCATTGGTTTATCTGGGGGAGAATCCCCAAGATATGGCGGGCAGCGGCGATAGCGGACCCGGCGTGATTACCACCAAGAGCGGCAAGGTTCTGAAGCAACTCACCTTCGATGAGACTTCCACCAT CTACGAGGAACTGAGGCCGCGGTCCAAGTGCAACAGTCCCCATTGGGCCACCGAAGACAGCAGGATGGAGGGCTACGGGAGCAGCAACGCCACCACTCCGCTGGCCACCGCCCAGCCCAGTCCCAGCGAGCAACAGGAGGCCATCGCCCTGAAGAAGGCGCTCGAGTGGGAGCTGAGCCTGGACGCCCGCGAGCTGCGCTCCCACGCCTGGTACCATGGAGCACTGCCCCGCCAGCGGGCCGAGGAGATCGTGCAGCGCGAGGGCGACTTCCTGGTCCGCGACTGCGCCTCCCAGCCGGACAACTATGTGCTCAGCTGCCGGAGCAAGGCGGCCGTACTGCACTTCGTACTTAACAAG TTGGTGCTTCAACCGGAGACGGTTTACGAACGGGTGCAGTACCAGTTCGAAGAGGATGCCTTCGATACGGTGCCCGACCTAATAACCTTCTACGTGGGATCCGGCAAGCCCATCTCCTCGGCCTCGGGAGCGCTCATTCAGTATCCCTGCAACCGCACCTATCCGCTCTCCTTCTACGGCCACAAGATCGTGGGCAACCAGCTTCACACGCAGATGCTGGCCGGACTCCGAGGTCTGAGTCCTCTAAACTCGCCGATGGGCAGCAATGGGGCAGTGGGTGCAGGTGTGGCCGGTACCTTCCGCTTCgaaccgcagcagcaacagctctCCCCAATGGCTGGCTCACCGGCCAGTCCGCACTGCTCGCCACCGAGGGCACGTAGAGAGGTTCCTCCGCCGCCGCGGCTGCCCTGCAAGAAGCAACAGCGCTCCCAGAGCCTCACACCGGCCCAGGCCATGTTGGTGAGCAACATCAACAAGcttcaggagcagcagctgcacatGCAGGAGCTCGAAAACGGCAACGCAAACGGAGTAACGCGCTTCCAGACGATTGCCCGGTGCAATCCGACCAGTGAGCAGCACCTGGAGAGCAAGTTCACCACCCACTCGCTGCCCAGGCCCAACACTTCTGCGGCGCAGGCTCTGCGCCAGCATGCGGTGGCCAGAATCTCGAGCCTGGCGAGGAACTGCAGCCTGGACTCGCCGTCGGACTCGCGGCCACCCAGTCCGCCGCCCAAGCCGCGCAAGGAGCCGATGGCAGCGGTGCTGGCATACCAGGCCAGTGGATCTGACTCGGGGAACGGGTCCGGTGATTCGGCTCTGGGGGATGCATGTGAGGCGAGCGTGCAGCGGGGTGTGATAATCAAGAATCCCCGATTCATGACCACCTCTGTGTCCAATGGGACGCTGAAGAGCTTCACAGAGTTCGACGTCCTGGCCGCTGAGGAAGAACTTTTCACCATGGCCATAGAAGAAGTTAAAACA GCAAGCAAGTTTGACTTTGAAAACTTTGTCACTTTGCTGCTGCCATCCGTGGAGAACAAGCCACTGGACGGCGATGCCCTCAACACCTTCAAGATGATGCTTCTAGAGACGGGCCCCAAGCTGCTGGCGGAGCACATAACCCGCATCGACATTGCCCTGTTCTTGGAGGAGCCGTCAAACGAGGAGGACTACTATCTAAGCAGTTCGGGTCTGGAGCTGCTAACACTGCCCCATGGAAAGGTCTTTAGGGAGGACATAATAGAGCGGACGCAGTGCATCAAGTTGATGGTCGCCGTGACCATACTCACCTGTCAAACGGATCTGGACCGGGCTCAGCTGCTCAGTAAATGGATTCAGATCGCCGTGGAAACCAAGACGGCCCTGGGAAATCTGTTTGGATTCTGCGCCATCATGTTGGGCCTATGCATGCAACAG ATCCAAAAGCTCGACCAGGCCTGGCACATCCTGAGGCAACAGTACACGGACAGCGCCTTCACCTTCGAGGCCAAGCTACGACCCACGTTGAGCATCATGAACGAGGCCTCCAATCCTCAGGCTCCCAACACAACCGTTCCTCACGTTCTGCTGTATGCGCTGCTGATCGATCGGCCCGTCATGGACATCATAAACCACTCGAACATCGACGATCGTCCGGCTCTATACCACACCTGTATTGCTCCTTGGGAATCGAAGGCGGACGACTTTGGCATGACCATTAACTTCCAGCATCTGGATGCTTCGCGCGGCTTCCTCAAGAACTTGGAATTGTATCGGAAGAATGCCAAGATCATCCTGGAGGACGCCAGCCCTCGGCTTGATGAGCTTCTAGCAGATGCCTTTCG AACCGAGTTCCATGTGAAGTTCCTATGGGGCAGTTCCGGAGCAACTGCAAAAGCCGAGGATCGCCACAACAAGCTGGAAAAGGTGCTGACCCTGATGGCCGACAAGTTCTGCATGATGGCCGAGCAGTAG
- the LOC122626039 gene encoding homeobox protein H2.0 isoform X2, producing the protein MLLHESAASMEQSMPENLSTHMYGECEVNPTLTQKGPDPVDGDQDLPTKESCAPTTIVSSSPTTATSATKVKLSFSVDRLLGSEPDESHRRSSSSPATKSCCDGGILACCSFPHCFSQANAEPRRFGHATLPATFTPTSSHPYPYVGLDKLFPSPFMDYKSVLRPTPIRAAEHAAPTYPTLATNALLRFHQHQKQQHQHQHQQHQQHHQQHQPHHQHHPKHLHQQQKPPPHNPTTAAALLAPLHSLTSLQLTQQQRFLGKTPQQLLDIAPTSPAAATNQNGAHGHGHGAGGNGQGNASAGSNGKRKRSWSRAVFTNLQRKGLEIQFQQQKYITKPDRRKLAARLNLTDAQVKVWFQNRRMKWRHTRENLKSGQEKQPSAVPGSGVVFKASTASGGSTPQEPLDYSSDSCSSVDLSEQADDDDNIEINVVE; encoded by the exons ATGTTACTACACGAGAGTGCCGCCAGCATGGAACAGAGTATGCCCGAGAACCTCAGCACTCACATGTACGGCGAGTGTGAAGTGAACCCAACATTGACCCAAAAGGGTCCTGATCCAGTGGACGGCGATCAGGACCTGCCCACCAAAGAATCCTGTGCCCCCACTACGATAGTCAGTTCATCGCCAACCACAGCCACAAGCGCCACCAAAGTCAAGCTGAGCTTCAGTGTGGATCGGCTGCTGGGCTCGGAGCCCGATGAATCGCACAGAAGGAGCTCCTCCTCGCCAGCGACCAAGTCCTGCTGCGATGGCGGCATCCtcgcctgctgctccttcccACACTGCTTCAGCCAGGCGAATGCCGAGCCCCGTAGGTTTGGACATGCTACGCTTCCTGCGACTTTCACACCCACTTCATCGCACCCCTACCCCTATGTGGGTCTGGATAAGCTGTTCCCCAGCCCGTTCATGGATTACAAATCAGTGCTCAGACCGACACCAATCCGGGCAGCAGAACACG CGGCACCCACTTATCCCACGCTGGCCACGAATGCGCTCCTCCGCTTCCATCAACatcagaagcagcagcatcagcaccagcatcagcagcaccagcagcatcaccagcagcatcagccgCATCATCAGCACCATCCCAAACACCTccatcagcagcagaagcCCCCGCCACACAACCCGACGACAGCCGCGGCGCTACTGGCGCCCCTCCACAGCCTCACGAGCCTCCAGctgacgcagcagcagcgatttCTGGGCAAGACGCCGCAGCAGCTCCTGGACATCGCGCCCACCTCGCCCGCCGCAGCCACAAACCAGAACGGTgcacatggacatggacatggagcTGGTGGCAATGGCCAGGGCAACGCCTCAGCTGGGAGCAATGGGAAGCGCAAGCGCTCCTGGTCACGCGCCGTCTTCACGAATCTGCAGCGCAAGGGCCTGGAGATTCAGTTCCAGCAGCAGAAGTACATCACCAAGCCAGATCGCCGCAAACTGGCGGCACGTCTCAATCTCACCGACGCCCAG GTCAAGGTGTGGTTCCAGAACCGTCGCATGAAGTGGCGGCACACGCGGGAGAATCTGAAGAGCGGCCAGGAGAAGCAGCCAAGTGCAGTGCCCGGATCCGGCGTTGTCTTCAAGGCCTCCACGGCATCCGGAGGGAGTACGCCCCAGGAGCCACTCGACTACAGTTCGGATAGCTGCTCCAGCGTGGATTTGAGCGAGCAGGCCGACGACGATGATAACATTGAAATAAATGTGGTGGAGTAG